Proteins encoded within one genomic window of Guyparkeria hydrothermalis:
- the nadA gene encoding quinolinate synthase NadA, giving the protein MTANAQSDRAAREIPVALEPEIARIALASKPAAPVTAEEREALRAEIKELLAEQNAVLVVHYYVDEDLQILADETGGRVSDSLDMAAFGAEHEAQTLVVCGVRFMGETAKILSPEKRVLMPELHAECSLDLGCPPEEFTAFCDAHPDRTVVVYANTSAEVKARADWVVTSSNALEIVSHLKERGEKILWAPDKHLGRYIRDKTGADMLLWEGSCVVHDEFRADALAELKEKHPEAAILVHPESPEAVVEMADRVGSTSQLIKAATELPNETLIVATDRGIFHKMAEAAPGKTLIEAPTGGRSATCVSCAHCPWMAMNGLVSVRDALKHPQGHEISVDPAIRVKAVESIQRMLDFSRQKGIVTRGNNDA; this is encoded by the coding sequence ATGACCGCGAATGCCCAATCCGATCGCGCCGCGCGCGAGATCCCCGTTGCACTCGAACCCGAGATCGCCCGCATCGCGCTGGCCTCGAAGCCGGCCGCGCCGGTGACCGCCGAGGAGCGCGAGGCCCTGCGGGCCGAGATCAAGGAACTGCTGGCCGAGCAGAACGCCGTGCTGGTGGTTCACTACTACGTCGACGAGGACCTGCAGATTCTCGCCGACGAGACCGGCGGGCGGGTGTCCGACTCGCTCGACATGGCTGCCTTCGGCGCCGAGCACGAGGCCCAGACCCTGGTGGTGTGCGGCGTGCGCTTCATGGGCGAGACGGCCAAGATCCTGAGCCCCGAGAAGCGGGTGCTGATGCCGGAGCTGCATGCCGAGTGCTCGCTGGATCTCGGCTGCCCGCCCGAGGAATTCACCGCATTCTGCGACGCGCATCCCGACCGCACCGTGGTGGTCTACGCCAATACCTCGGCCGAGGTGAAGGCGCGCGCCGACTGGGTGGTCACCAGCTCGAACGCGCTCGAGATCGTCTCGCACCTCAAGGAACGCGGCGAGAAGATCCTCTGGGCGCCGGACAAGCACCTGGGTCGCTATATCCGCGACAAGACCGGCGCGGACATGCTGCTGTGGGAAGGCTCCTGCGTGGTACACGACGAATTCCGCGCCGATGCGCTCGCCGAGCTCAAGGAAAAGCACCCCGAGGCGGCGATCCTGGTCCACCCGGAATCGCCCGAGGCGGTGGTCGAGATGGCCGACCGCGTCGGCTCGACCTCGCAGCTGATCAAGGCGGCTACCGAGCTGCCCAACGAGACGCTGATCGTGGCGACCGACCGCGGCATCTTCCACAAGATGGCCGAGGCCGCCCCCGGCAAGACTCTGATCGAGGCACCCACCGGCGGCCGCTCGGCCACCTGCGTCTCTTGCGCCCACTGCCCGTGGATGGCCATGAACGGCCTGGTGAGCGTGCGCGACGCCCTCAAGCACCCGCAAGGCCACGAGATCAGCGTCGACCCGGCGATCCGCGTCAAGGCGGTCGAGTCGATCCAGCGCATGCTCGACTTCTCCCGTCAGAAGGGCATCGTCACCCGAGGCAACAACGACGCCTGA
- a CDS encoding DsrE family protein — MKKLFTMLALIIAAPLALQANTAMAETEKTKQVVYHFNKSDMNTIKAGLRNATNHVNSPSGPETEIEIVVHGGGIKMMTEARKDPQLAAAIDNLKANNVEFKVCANTLRGKGLEVSDLYYTDEDDIVPSGVAYLADQQQAGWAYIHP; from the coding sequence ATGAAGAAGCTGTTCACCATGCTCGCCCTGATCATCGCCGCCCCGCTGGCGCTGCAGGCCAACACCGCCATGGCAGAGACCGAAAAGACCAAGCAGGTGGTCTATCACTTCAACAAGTCCGACATGAACACCATCAAGGCCGGTCTGCGCAACGCGACCAACCACGTCAATTCGCCTTCCGGCCCCGAGACCGAGATCGAGATCGTGGTGCACGGCGGTGGCATCAAGATGATGACCGAGGCGCGCAAGGATCCGCAGCTCGCCGCAGCAATCGACAACCTCAAGGCCAACAACGTCGAGTTCAAGGTCTGCGCCAACACGCTGCGCGGCAAAGGCCTCGAGGTGAGCGATCTGTACTACACAGACGAGGACGACATCGTGCCGTCCGGCGTCGCTTACCTCGCCGACCAGCAACAGGCGGGCTGGGCTTACATCCATCCGTAA
- a CDS encoding cation:proton antiporter: protein MHDSILLSLTAIVVLGIAAQWLSWRVKVPPILFLLLIGIALGPIFGLLEPDALFGDLLFPIVSLAVGVILFEGSLTLRFRDIQGVSSTILRMVSLGAAISWGVAATAAHWFVGLEWPIAFLFGAIVVVTGPTVIAPLLRIVRPTARVTKILRWEGIIIDPIGALLAVLVFEFIVTQSQAGEVGMSGVILPFLELVLIGAFLGVVGGWLLGQVLSRHALPDYLINVTVLASVLAVFTTSNVLAEESGLLAVTVMGIWLANMRGVPLEDILHFKETLSILFISGLFILLAARIEPATLSQVGLGAALVLASIVFIAQPLKVWLSTIGSDLNWREKLMIAWIGPRGIVAAAVSGLFAIKLVDEGYESAVVIVPLTFSIIVGTVVLASLTARPLARALDIALPEDRGVLIVGANRVTREIAKVLKKHGFRAVIADGNYSEIRQARMDGLETYYGNPVSEAADRKLDLVGIGQMFAMSAQSEINNLAAVRYRHEFGQSNVFVLQTPQEVSGSDNQRITTQFNARNLFREGVSLGHLFRLMEAGAELFSTRLTESFGYSEYVVHYEGRGELLFGISPDGNLRPLSEEPSQRPGPGWVLIGLYEPTSETERPASRSGTNGGDAGAERLPG from the coding sequence ATGCACGATTCCATTCTTCTTTCTCTGACCGCCATCGTCGTGCTCGGCATTGCCGCGCAGTGGCTTTCCTGGCGGGTGAAGGTGCCGCCGATCCTGTTCCTCCTGCTGATCGGCATCGCATTGGGGCCGATCTTCGGTCTGCTCGAGCCCGATGCGCTCTTTGGTGATCTGCTCTTCCCGATCGTGTCGCTGGCCGTGGGCGTGATCCTGTTCGAGGGCAGTCTCACCCTGCGGTTTCGCGACATTCAGGGGGTGTCCTCGACGATCCTGCGGATGGTGTCGCTGGGCGCGGCGATTTCCTGGGGGGTGGCCGCGACGGCAGCGCACTGGTTCGTCGGCCTGGAGTGGCCCATCGCCTTCCTGTTCGGGGCGATCGTGGTGGTGACCGGCCCCACGGTCATCGCGCCGTTGCTGCGCATCGTCCGCCCCACCGCGCGGGTCACGAAGATCCTGCGCTGGGAGGGCATCATCATCGATCCCATCGGTGCGCTGCTGGCCGTCCTGGTGTTCGAGTTCATCGTCACCCAGTCGCAGGCCGGGGAAGTTGGCATGAGTGGCGTGATCCTGCCGTTCCTCGAGCTAGTCCTGATCGGCGCGTTCCTGGGCGTGGTCGGTGGTTGGTTGCTGGGGCAGGTGCTCTCGCGGCATGCCTTGCCGGACTACCTGATCAACGTCACCGTCCTGGCTTCGGTGCTGGCCGTGTTCACCACCTCCAACGTGCTGGCCGAGGAGTCCGGCTTGCTGGCGGTAACCGTGATGGGCATCTGGCTGGCAAACATGCGGGGGGTGCCGCTGGAGGACATCCTGCACTTCAAGGAGACCCTGAGCATCCTGTTCATCTCGGGGCTGTTCATCCTGCTGGCTGCGCGCATCGAGCCAGCCACGCTGAGTCAGGTCGGCCTGGGCGCGGCGCTGGTGCTCGCGTCGATCGTGTTCATCGCGCAGCCGCTCAAGGTGTGGTTGTCGACGATCGGCAGTGACCTCAACTGGCGTGAGAAACTGATGATTGCCTGGATCGGCCCGCGTGGCATCGTGGCCGCTGCCGTCTCCGGCCTGTTTGCCATCAAGCTGGTCGACGAAGGCTACGAGAGTGCCGTGGTGATCGTGCCGCTGACCTTCAGCATCATCGTGGGCACTGTCGTCCTTGCCTCCCTGACGGCGCGGCCGTTGGCGCGAGCGCTGGACATTGCCTTGCCGGAGGATCGGGGGGTGCTGATCGTCGGTGCCAATCGCGTGACCCGCGAGATCGCCAAGGTGCTCAAGAAGCACGGCTTTCGCGCGGTGATTGCCGACGGCAACTACAGCGAGATCCGCCAGGCGCGCATGGACGGGCTGGAGACCTACTACGGCAACCCCGTTTCGGAGGCCGCCGACCGCAAGCTCGATCTGGTCGGGATCGGCCAGATGTTCGCCATGTCCGCCCAGTCGGAGATCAATAACCTTGCCGCGGTCCGCTACCGGCACGAGTTCGGCCAGTCGAACGTCTTCGTCCTGCAGACGCCGCAGGAGGTCAGCGGGTCCGACAATCAGCGCATCACCACCCAGTTCAATGCCCGCAACCTGTTCCGGGAAGGGGTCTCGCTGGGGCACCTGTTCCGGTTGATGGAGGCGGGTGCGGAGCTGTTCAGCACACGCCTGACCGAGAGCTTCGGCTACAGCGAGTACGTGGTGCACTACGAGGGGCGCGGTGAGTTGCTGTTCGGCATCAGCCCCGACGGCAACCTGCGGCCCTTGAGCGAGGAGCCCAGCCAGCGGCCGGGGCCCGGCTGGGTGCTGATCGGGTTGTACGAGCCGACCTCGGAAACCGAGCGGCCGGCGTCTCGTTCGGGGACGAACGGCGGCGATGCCGGTGCCGAGCGGCTGCCCGGTTGA
- a CDS encoding spermidine synthase → MKARLVERLVDEFGPLEVYEQSGEIALHFGNQTAQSAWRPDMPEQLCFAYYRGLTLPLALHSNPDHIGLFGLGGGVMAKFLLEHSESSIHAVDLRPALAPLAERHFGLDLDHPRLDLQFADLCAAAWQPPERLDVALVDLFDESGMTRLPDDAVDRLAGAVAPDGLLAVNLWRSSMPAVVEIHRQLSAHFHPDALVAHVPDRLNTLMIYRRDAWRPEDLEAGVKRLTAAPRPLRRAQGEAWQWLQPLRGQRRR, encoded by the coding sequence ATGAAAGCGCGGTTGGTCGAACGGTTGGTCGACGAATTCGGGCCGCTGGAAGTCTACGAGCAAAGCGGCGAGATCGCGCTGCATTTCGGCAACCAGACCGCGCAGTCGGCATGGCGCCCCGACATGCCGGAGCAACTGTGTTTTGCCTACTACCGGGGACTGACCCTGCCGCTGGCGCTCCACTCGAACCCCGACCACATCGGGCTGTTCGGGCTGGGGGGCGGCGTCATGGCGAAGTTTCTTCTCGAACATAGCGAGTCTAGCATCCATGCCGTGGACCTGCGCCCGGCACTGGCACCGTTGGCTGAGCGTCATTTCGGGCTCGACCTCGATCACCCGCGACTCGATCTGCAGTTCGCCGACCTGTGCGCAGCGGCATGGCAACCGCCCGAGAGGCTGGACGTCGCGCTGGTCGACCTGTTCGACGAGAGCGGCATGACGCGCCTGCCCGATGACGCCGTCGACCGCCTCGCCGGCGCGGTCGCTCCCGACGGCCTGTTGGCGGTGAATCTGTGGCGCAGCAGTATGCCGGCAGTGGTCGAGATCCATCGCCAGCTGTCGGCCCACTTCCATCCCGATGCGCTGGTCGCCCACGTGCCCGATCGCCTGAACACGCTGATGATCTATCGGCGCGATGCCTGGCGACCGGAGGACCTGGAGGCGGGCGTGAAACGCCTGACGGCCGCACCGCGTCCACTGCGACGGGCGCAGGGAGAGGCGTGGCAATGGCTGCAGCCACTACGGGGACAGCGGCGGCGCTGA
- a CDS encoding DUF1244 domain-containing protein, which produces MDSSNRDQLEAAAFRRLVAHLQERTDVQNIDLMNLAGFCRNCLSRWLREEAEKQGIELADADAREHVYGMPYEEWKARYQK; this is translated from the coding sequence ATCGATTCCAGCAACCGAGACCAACTCGAAGCCGCCGCTTTCCGCCGGCTCGTCGCCCATTTGCAGGAGCGCACCGACGTGCAGAACATCGACCTGATGAATCTGGCCGGGTTCTGCCGCAACTGCCTCTCGCGCTGGCTACGCGAGGAAGCCGAGAAGCAGGGCATCGAGCTGGCCGATGCCGACGCGCGCGAGCACGTCTACGGCATGCCCTACGAAGAGTGGAAGGCGCGTTACCAGAAGTAA
- a CDS encoding BolA/IbaG family iron-sulfur metabolism protein, with translation MTDNEIIELIQAELPDARVRPDGEGCNFRIAVTSSAFVGKSLLQQHQILNRILKPALESGDLHAVTYDTRTPDS, from the coding sequence ATGACCGACAACGAGATCATCGAGCTGATCCAGGCCGAACTGCCCGACGCCCGCGTACGGCCGGACGGCGAGGGCTGCAATTTCCGCATCGCCGTGACCAGCAGCGCCTTTGTCGGCAAGTCCCTGCTGCAGCAGCACCAGATCCTCAACCGCATCCTCAAGCCAGCGCTCGAATCCGGCGACCTGCACGCGGTGACCTACGACACCCGCACCCCGGACAGCTGA
- a CDS encoding ribonuclease D, producing MTPDAPDVRFVIRSEALDALLVAMARASYLPLDTEFVRERTYFPRLALLQIATDDTVWLVDPESDIDLTPFWQALVATDVPVILHAGDQDLDLILSAAGHLPRDVFDTQIAAELLGIGGQMSYAALVESLLGVTLDKAEKRSDWLARPLSPQQVNYAVQDVAQLHALYPMLKAQLADRDRLDWMAEEAHRQLDPQRFMPHDEQRWKKVRGVQTLSRAGLAVLRELAAWREHRARELDRPRRWIWGDQAMLDLAHAIVRDKSPATTASIDERLMRGKSPPAKDPAARRELAAAVSAALADDPDDWPRLPRPPALPPEQRELVKSWQTQLAGMATEAGITASRLATSAELKQHLANPDRPSRLTRGWRAALLAPILQAQD from the coding sequence ATGACGCCGGACGCGCCCGACGTCCGGTTCGTCATCCGCTCCGAGGCGCTCGACGCGCTGCTCGTGGCGATGGCAAGAGCCAGCTACCTACCGCTGGATACCGAGTTCGTCCGCGAGCGCACCTATTTCCCTCGCCTGGCCCTGCTGCAGATCGCAACGGACGACACGGTCTGGCTGGTCGATCCGGAATCCGACATCGACCTGACCCCCTTCTGGCAGGCACTGGTCGCCACCGATGTGCCGGTGATCCTGCATGCCGGTGATCAGGACCTCGACTTGATCCTCTCGGCCGCCGGGCATCTCCCGCGCGACGTCTTCGACACCCAGATCGCCGCCGAGCTGCTCGGCATCGGTGGACAGATGAGCTACGCCGCTTTGGTCGAAAGCCTCTTGGGCGTGACGCTCGACAAGGCCGAGAAGCGCAGCGACTGGCTTGCACGCCCCCTGAGCCCGCAGCAGGTCAACTATGCCGTGCAGGACGTCGCCCAGCTGCATGCCCTCTATCCGATGCTGAAAGCGCAGCTGGCCGACCGGGACCGGCTCGACTGGATGGCCGAGGAAGCACACCGCCAGCTCGACCCACAGCGTTTCATGCCGCATGACGAGCAGCGCTGGAAGAAGGTGCGCGGCGTCCAGACCCTCAGCCGTGCCGGACTCGCCGTACTGCGCGAACTGGCCGCCTGGCGCGAGCACCGGGCCCGCGAACTCGACCGCCCGCGCCGATGGATCTGGGGCGATCAGGCCATGCTCGATCTGGCCCACGCCATCGTCCGCGACAAATCTCCCGCCACCACGGCGAGCATCGACGAACGCCTGATGCGAGGGAAGTCGCCCCCGGCCAAGGACCCCGCGGCCCGCCGCGAACTCGCTGCCGCCGTCAGCGCGGCCCTGGCCGACGACCCCGACGACTGGCCACGGCTGCCACGTCCCCCCGCCCTGCCTCCCGAGCAGCGCGAGCTGGTAAAATCCTGGCAGACCCAGTTGGCAGGGATGGCCACCGAGGCCGGCATTACCGCCTCAAGGCTGGCCACCAGCGCCGAACTGAAACAGCACCTGGCCAATCCGGATCGGCCTTCTCGACTCACTCGGGGCTGGCGCGCGGCGCTGCTTGCCCCGATCCTGCAGGCACAAGACTGA
- a CDS encoding peptidylprolyl isomerase, whose translation MAMAETQVRIETNQGPILVELFDERAPATVDNFLTYVRDGFYDGTIFHRVIPDFVAQGGGFTADFTRKETRPPVKNEADNGIGNTRGTLAMARTADPDSATAQFFINLADNDFLDRRDDSAAGAGYTVFGEVIEGMETVDRIANLPTGAAGPFRKDVPRETVRIDSVQIVQTAD comes from the coding sequence ATGGCGATGGCCGAGACCCAGGTCCGCATCGAGACGAACCAGGGACCGATCCTGGTGGAACTGTTTGACGAGCGCGCCCCGGCCACCGTCGACAATTTCCTGACATACGTGCGCGACGGCTTCTACGACGGCACCATCTTCCACCGCGTGATTCCGGATTTCGTCGCCCAGGGCGGTGGCTTCACCGCCGACTTCACGCGCAAGGAAACTCGCCCGCCAGTGAAGAACGAGGCCGACAACGGTATCGGCAACACCCGCGGCACCCTGGCCATGGCGCGCACCGCCGACCCCGATTCGGCCACCGCGCAGTTCTTCATCAACCTCGCCGACAACGACTTTCTCGACCGACGCGACGACTCCGCCGCCGGAGCCGGCTACACGGTGTTCGGCGAGGTGATCGAGGGCATGGAAACGGTCGATCGCATCGCGAACCTGCCAACCGGCGCGGCAGGCCCGTTCCGCAAGGACGTCCCGCGCGAGACGGTGCGGATCGACTCGGTGCAGATCGTCCAAACGGCCGACTGA
- the dksA gene encoding RNA polymerase-binding protein DksA, whose amino-acid sequence MAVELPEGYKPSEDEEYMNPMQLEYFRQKLLTWRDQLMTESDSTINHLREENWQEPDINDRATLESDAALELRTRDRYRKLINKIDKALKRISDGDYGFCEETGDEIGLKRLEARPIATLTIEAQERHERLERVQRDD is encoded by the coding sequence ATGGCAGTTGAACTCCCGGAAGGTTACAAGCCCTCGGAAGACGAGGAATACATGAACCCGATGCAGCTGGAGTACTTCCGGCAGAAACTCCTGACCTGGCGCGACCAGTTGATGACCGAATCGGATTCGACCATCAACCACCTGCGCGAAGAGAACTGGCAGGAGCCCGATATCAACGACCGGGCAACGCTGGAGTCGGACGCCGCCCTCGAGCTGCGCACCCGCGATCGCTACCGCAAGCTGATCAACAAGATCGACAAGGCCTTGAAGCGCATCAGCGACGGCGACTACGGCTTCTGCGAGGAGACCGGTGACGAAATCGGCCTCAAGCGCCTCGAGGCCCGCCCGATCGCCACGCTGACCATCGAGGCTCAGGAACGCCACGAACGCCTCGAGCGTGTGCAGCGCGATGACTGA
- a CDS encoding TonB family protein, translated as MPTQRIATDERAAAAGTLGSNRVLKAAIVLAVLVHIGLLLVHFTRPEVERQPVIEITLDAPEAERSLDAGQRTDSEALDLPTDPTLAGQAGPDSASDTLREDGQGPQHEGAGGMSETPRDLSTQDRIDRLYQQVNTALRTGYATSRTQHGPPGRYLARWKRQVEVYGNEHYPSALVQQNLSGRVILEVTIGKKGHVLNLAIRRSSGNSVVDNAARNLLQAAAPYPPFPAELAAEHDRLVITRTWVFTSDRRLRDETPTSP; from the coding sequence ATGCCAACCCAGAGAATCGCAACTGACGAGCGGGCCGCAGCCGCCGGAACACTCGGATCGAACCGCGTGCTCAAGGCGGCGATCGTGCTGGCCGTCCTGGTGCACATCGGCCTGCTGCTGGTGCACTTCACCCGCCCGGAAGTCGAACGCCAGCCCGTTATCGAGATCACCCTGGACGCGCCGGAGGCCGAGCGCAGCCTCGATGCCGGCCAACGGACCGATAGCGAAGCCCTCGACCTGCCGACCGATCCCACCTTGGCCGGGCAGGCCGGCCCCGACAGCGCCAGCGACACCCTGCGCGAAGACGGGCAAGGCCCCCAGCACGAGGGCGCGGGCGGTATGAGTGAAACCCCGCGCGACCTCTCGACCCAGGACCGCATCGACCGGCTCTACCAGCAGGTGAACACCGCCCTGCGGACGGGCTACGCCACCAGCCGCACGCAGCACGGCCCGCCCGGGCGGTACCTCGCGCGCTGGAAGCGCCAGGTCGAGGTCTACGGCAACGAACACTATCCGTCGGCGCTGGTCCAGCAGAACCTCTCGGGCCGGGTAATCCTGGAGGTCACGATCGGCAAGAAGGGGCATGTGCTCAATCTGGCCATCCGGCGTTCCTCGGGCAATTCGGTGGTCGACAACGCCGCGCGCAACCTGTTGCAGGCGGCGGCGCCCTATCCGCCGTTCCCGGCCGAACTCGCCGCCGAGCACGACCGGCTGGTGATCACCCGCACCTGGGTGTTCACCAGCGACCGCCGCCTTCGCGACGAAACTCCCACAAGCCCTTGA
- a CDS encoding FAD:protein FMN transferase: protein MIDSRRRALLAALAGLPVASLLPACSDSPSLREGGFSVFGQVWTLTFHDTSPERINEALGTAETIVEPLYRRLHPWKDSELTRLNRQLASHGTARASDDIISLIRAARPLFEASGGRFDPTIGGLIERWGFHDDGGRQQRTVPPAEKTLDAWLTDAPSLDDVHVDGDRIQVDNRRVQFDFNSLAEGFAAQRVLAAIEQLGVTDCLLDTGGDLYTLGRPGDRDWRLGIRDPLGDAPLGGIELGGRRALCSSGNYERRLDYRGETFGHILDPLTARPAHSNAGTTVLGRDPVIADGAATALMLIDPDEAGRFARRLGLDGVLLVTENGQPWRDKGMQQAMQPSTAGETTDWQTI from the coding sequence GTGATCGACTCGCGGCGACGCGCCCTGCTGGCCGCGTTGGCCGGTCTGCCGGTTGCGTCCCTCCTGCCCGCCTGCTCGGACAGCCCGTCCCTGCGCGAGGGCGGCTTTTCGGTATTCGGCCAGGTCTGGACGCTGACCTTCCACGACACGTCACCGGAACGCATCAACGAGGCGCTCGGCACGGCCGAAACGATCGTCGAACCGCTCTATCGCCGCCTGCACCCATGGAAGGACAGCGAGCTGACGCGCCTGAACCGGCAGCTCGCCAGCCACGGCACGGCGCGAGCGAGCGACGACATCATCAGCCTGATCCGGGCCGCACGCCCGCTGTTCGAGGCCAGCGGCGGGCGTTTCGACCCGACCATCGGCGGGCTGATCGAACGATGGGGCTTTCATGACGACGGCGGGCGCCAGCAACGCACCGTCCCACCCGCGGAAAAGACACTCGACGCCTGGCTGACCGATGCCCCCTCGCTCGATGATGTCCATGTCGATGGCGACCGGATCCAGGTCGACAACCGACGGGTGCAGTTCGACTTCAACTCCCTGGCCGAGGGCTTCGCCGCCCAGCGCGTACTGGCCGCCATCGAGCAGTTGGGCGTGACCGACTGCCTGCTCGACACCGGGGGCGACCTGTACACGCTCGGTCGTCCCGGCGACCGCGACTGGCGGCTGGGCATCCGCGACCCGCTGGGCGATGCCCCGCTGGGTGGCATTGAGCTTGGCGGCCGGCGGGCGCTGTGCAGCTCGGGCAACTACGAACGACGCTTGGACTACCGTGGCGAAACCTTCGGCCACATTCTCGACCCCTTGACCGCCCGCCCCGCGCACAGCAACGCCGGCACCACCGTTCTCGGTCGCGACCCGGTGATCGCCGATGGCGCGGCCACCGCCTTGATGCTGATCGATCCCGATGAAGCCGGACGCTTCGCCCGGCGACTGGGACTCGACGGCGTCCTGCTTGTGACCGAGAATGGGCAGCCGTGGCGGGACAAGGGCATGCAGCAAGCGATGCAACCGTCGACCGCCGGCGAGACCACCGACTGGCAGACGATTTGA
- the gshB gene encoding glutathione synthase: MRIAVVMDPIDRIKPWKDTSFAFLLSAQARGWECWYIEPEWLFFADGAPRAEAAPVHVVDRDRDFHTLGERSARALTDFDIILQRQDPPIDLDYHYITGLLSLAEQAGVVVANRPDAVRAANEKLLAQHFPDFCPPTLVSRSIAQLRAFAAEQGEIVVKPLDAMGGSSVFKVHEDDVNTQVILEVMTKDQTELVMAQRYLPEIRTGDRRVLLIDGEPVDHALLRIPGQKSFRANLAAGGRGEVVPLRERDREIAAAVGPWLAERGHWFVGLDVIGDWLTEVNVTSPTCAREISAATGQDVTGQLLDHLATRVPT; encoded by the coding sequence ATGCGCATCGCCGTCGTCATGGATCCGATTGATCGGATCAAACCATGGAAGGACACGTCCTTCGCGTTCCTGCTCAGCGCCCAGGCACGCGGCTGGGAATGCTGGTACATCGAGCCCGAATGGCTGTTCTTTGCCGATGGCGCACCGCGGGCCGAGGCCGCGCCGGTCCACGTCGTCGATCGCGACCGGGACTTCCACACGCTGGGCGAGCGCTCTGCTCGCGCCCTGACGGACTTCGACATCATCCTGCAGCGTCAGGATCCGCCGATCGACCTCGACTACCACTACATCACCGGCCTGCTGTCGCTGGCCGAGCAGGCGGGTGTCGTGGTGGCCAACCGCCCCGACGCGGTGCGCGCGGCCAACGAGAAACTGCTGGCCCAGCACTTCCCCGACTTCTGCCCGCCGACACTGGTGAGCCGCTCGATTGCCCAGTTGCGCGCCTTCGCCGCCGAGCAGGGCGAGATCGTGGTCAAGCCACTGGACGCCATGGGCGGCAGTTCGGTCTTCAAGGTCCACGAGGACGACGTCAACACCCAGGTGATCCTCGAGGTCATGACCAAGGACCAGACCGAACTGGTCATGGCGCAGCGCTACCTGCCCGAGATCCGCACCGGCGACCGGCGCGTGCTGCTGATCGACGGCGAACCGGTCGACCACGCCCTGCTGCGCATCCCGGGGCAGAAGAGCTTCCGCGCCAACCTCGCCGCCGGCGGACGCGGCGAGGTGGTGCCGCTTCGCGAGCGTGACCGGGAGATTGCCGCGGCGGTCGGGCCGTGGCTGGCCGAACGCGGTCACTGGTTCGTCGGCCTGGACGTGATCGGCGACTGGCTGACCGAGGTCAACGTCACCAGTCCCACCTGCGCCCGGGAGATCAGCGCCGCCACCGGGCAGGACGTCACCGGACAGTTGCTCGATCACCTAGCGACACGCGTGCCGACGTGA